A window from Myripristis murdjan chromosome 11, fMyrMur1.1, whole genome shotgun sequence encodes these proteins:
- the LOC115367315 gene encoding schlafen-like protein 1: protein MPRNHKRPRLEDSGSPERRSPQVSNRETPSHSSHLRDTPHQGSHTAVSPTAATEVWSRGVPGFSTDALSRPLLRLHSGCPIIGPELVYGDNLGSETRKMEFKRGRGDYLKTCFLRDVRRYTCAFLNSEGGSLLVGVDNDGTICGVVISHIWEDHARQQVDSCLKMFKPPVFPHQYSLIFLPVVRPGQDGRRLRVVCLTLQSPVANTEPILYQTDIEDIYIRRDGSVEGPLSVTTAMEWLSQDIARPQNSRITGTHSQTQILVLFFLVSAA from the exons ATGCCACGTAATCATAAGAGACCAAGGTTAGAGGATAGTGGGAGCCCAGAGAGGAGGTCGCCTCAAGTCAGCAACAGGGAAACACCAAGTCACTCCAGTCACTTGAGAGACACTCCCCATCAAGGGAGTCACACTGCTGTGAGTCCCACTGCAGCCACTGAAGTTTGG AGCAGGGGTGTTCCTGGTTTCTCTACAGACGCCCTCTCCCGGCCTCTATTAAGGCTCCACTCAGGCTGTCCCATCATTGGACCAGAGCTTGTCTACGGGGATAACCTTGGCAGTGAGACACGCAAAATGGAGTTTAAACGAGGGCGAG GAGATtatctgaaaacatgtttcctCCGTGATGTCCGACGCTACACCTGTGCCTTCCTGAACAGCGAGGGGGGCAGTTTACTGgtcggggtggacaatgacggCACGATCTGTGGCGTAGTCATTAGCCACATTTGGGAGGACCATGCCCGCCAGCAGGTGGACTCCTGCTTGAAGATGTTCAAGCCTCCTGTCTTTCCCCACCAGTATAGCCTCATCTTCCTTCCTGTGGTAAGGCCCGGTCAGGATGGGAGACGCCTCAGGGTGGTGTGCCTTACCCTCCAATCCCCTGTAGCCAACACTGAGCCCATCCTCTACCAGACTGACATCGAAGACATATACATCAGGCGGGATGGGAGCGTGGAGGGGCCTCTGAGTGTCACGACTGCCATGGAGTGGCTCTCACAG GACATAGCCAGACCCCAGAACAGCCGGATCACCGGCACTCACAGCCAGACACAGATACTAGTACTCTTCTTCCTAGTATCTGCAGCTTGA